The genomic window cagaaTACGGACTGGAATCCCGAAACGAGAACCAGACGCAAAAGAAACACGAGCTCCTCCGACTCACTTCTTGGCGAAGACGGAGGGGTTGGAGTAGGCCTGAGTGGGGTCGTAGCTGTAGCCCTGAGTCTCGTAGCTACTGGGCTTCTCGAACAGGGTCAGGAAGTCGTAGCCGATGAACAGCTTGATGGCCAGGGCGGCGACGAAGAGCAACACGCTGAAGAAGATGCCGTTGTTGAGGGTGGTGCTGTTGAAGGCCAGGGACGCGCCGGAGTCAGGGTCGAGGGAGAGGTAGCCGAACCGGGGGGTCTCCTTCAGGTCGGAGGCGGAGGCGACGGCGGCGAGGGCGAGGAGGGCGACTGCGAGCTTCATCATCTTGGCGGCTGCGAAAAGGGGGAAGGTTAGAAGAAATGTGCtaaggaggtggggggtggttgggggatcTAACGTTCAAGGAGGTTTTGGAGGACAGTAAGTAGTGATCTGATACTTTTAAAAACACCTTGGTCGGGTTTAGTAACAGATGGGCGTTAAGGTGACACACTGATAAAAGTTATAAAAGTGTATGAAATTACATAACTACGATAtgagataccccccccccaaaatgcatTTAAAACATTCAacaactgatataaaaaaaaaaaaatcccaacatcgACCGCCCACCCAAtaccaaattttacaaaaatgaatgtcacacaccaacaaaagaaaaaaaattaaatcttcaAGTTCGCGAAACTAACGGATCACCCTCAAAACTCACCTTTTGGTTAGAGGCACACGAGAGCTGCTTACTCAAGGGAAGGAGAAGCTAATCTGCCTGCTTCCCCGCCCCGGCCCGGTATTTATAGGTGGCTCGGCCTGGATAATCGCCCCAAAAAGGACAGTTTCCTCCCAGTGACTCGAGCGGGATTTTGGACTTTGCTTCcagttgtttttcgtttttctctcgttctctctttctctccttcttgcgTTGTCCGCTTCGGATCTTtcttgtcttgtttgtttgtctgtttgttattttctctgTTCTTTGGTTTGNNNNNNNNNNNNNNNNNNNNNNNNNNNNNNNNNNNNNNNNNNNNNNNNNNNNNNNNNNNNNNNNNNNNNNNNNNNNNNNNNNNNNNN from Penaeus monodon isolate SGIC_2016 chromosome 23, NSTDA_Pmon_1, whole genome shotgun sequence includes these protein-coding regions:
- the LOC119587729 gene encoding uncharacterized protein LOC119587729 encodes the protein MMKLAVALLALAAVASASDLKETPRFGYLSLDPDSGASLAFNSTTLNNGIFFSVLLFVAALAIKLFIGYDFLTLFEKPSSYETQGYSYDPTQAYSNPSVFAKKSLDMLSPVLDALSNAYQKYQ